From Panicum hallii strain FIL2 chromosome 2, PHallii_v3.1, whole genome shotgun sequence, a single genomic window includes:
- the LOC112883147 gene encoding aspartokinase 2, chloroplastic-like, whose translation MAAAALHTPARLGLDGAAAGEQWRRQRHRGAPAPVAVPCRKKAAAAAAVRCQRAAGAAIVEKKDASVASAQERGSDGGAEPELTVVMKFGGSSVASAERMREVADLVLSFPEERPVIVLSAMGKTTNKLLMAGEKAVGCGAANVSELDELSFIKELHLGTVDQLGLDRSIVVGLLDELEQLLKGIAMMKELTLRTRDYLVSFGECMSTRIFAALLNKIGVKARQYDAFEIGFITTDDFTNADILEATYPAVAKRLHGDWSNDPAIPIVTGFLGKGWRSGAITTLGRGGSDLTATTIGKALGLREIQVWKDVDGVLTCDPNIHPKAKPVPYLTFDEAAELAYFGAQVLHPQSMRPAREGDIPVRVKNSYNRRAPGTLITKARDMSESILTSIVLKSNITMLDIVSTRMLGQYGFLAKVFSIFEDLGISVDCVATSEVSISLTLDPSKLWSCELVQQKNELDDVIEELEKIAVVHLLQNRSIISLIGNVQRSSLILEKAFNVLRRNGVNVQMISQGASKVNISLVVHDSEAKLCVQALHSAFFENSFSSEVDKMDVLHNDFTSHSNGTVRSH comes from the exons atggcggcggcggctctccATACCCCCGCGCGGCTGGGACTCGACGGTGCCGCCGCCGGggagcagtggcggcggcagcgccaTCGCGGGGCCCCGGCGCCTGTCGCTGTGCCGTGCCGGAAgaaggcggctgcggcggcggcggtccggtGCCAGAGAGCTGCCGGCGCCGCcattgtagagaagaaggatgccTCTGTGGCATCTGCGCAGGAGAGAGGCAGCGACGGGGGCGCGGAGCCGGAGCTCACCGTCGTGATGAAGTTCGGCGGGTCGTCGGTGGCCTCGGCCGAGCGGATGCGGGAGGTAGCCGACCTCGTCCTCAGCTTCCCCGAGGAGCGGCCGGTCATCGTGCTCTCCGCGATGGGGAAGACCACCAACAAACTCCTCATG GCTGGGGAAAAAGCAGTGGGCTGCGGCGCGGCCAACGTCTCGGAGCTCGACGAGCTCTCCTTTATAAAGGAATTGCACCTTGG GACGGTTGATCAGCTTGGGCTAGATAGGTCAATTGTTGTTG GTTTGTTGGATGAACTCGAACAACTTCTTAAGGGAATTGCTATGATGAAAGAACTGACTCTTAGGACACGAGATTATCTAGTTTCCTTTGGTGAATGCATGTCTACAAGAATATTTGCAGCGCTTTTAAACAAAATTGGGGTAAAAGCTCGGCAG TATGATGCGTTTGAAATTGGCTTTATAACTACCGACGATTTCACAAATGCGGATATTCTGGAAGCAACTTATCCTGCTGTTGCAAAGAGGCTACATGGAGACTGGAGTAATGATCCTGCTATTCCTATCGTCACTGGCTTTCTTGGAAAG GGATGGAGATCTGGTGCAATAACCACCCTAGGCAGGGGTGGTAGCGACCTGACAGCTACAACCATTGGAAAAGCCTTGGGATTAAGAGAAATCCAG GTTTGGAAAGATGTTGATGGTGTTTTAACATGTGATCCTAATATTCACCCAAAGGCAAAACCTGTGCCATACTTGACATTTGATGAGGCAGCTGAACTTGCCTATTTTGGTGCGCAG GTTTTGCATCCACAATCAATGCGGCCAGCTAGAGAAGGTGATATACCTGTTAGGGTTAAGAATTCTTATAACCGTCGAGCCCCTGGTACCCTCATCACTAAAGCAAGAGATATGAGTGAG AGTATTTTGACTAGCATTGTATTGAAATCAAATATTACAATGCTTGATATAGTGAGCACGCGCATGCTTGGCCAATATGGTTTTCTAGCTAAG GTTTTTTCAATATTTGAAGATTTGGGCATCTCTGTTGATTGTGTGGCTACCAGTGAAGTCAGCATATCTTTGACCCTGGATCCATCAAAACTATGGAGTTGTGAATTGGTTCAGCAGAAAAAT GAACTTGATGATGTCATTGAAGAGCTCGAAAAGATAGCAGTTGTTCATCTCCTCCAGAACAGATCAATAATATCTTTAATTGGAAATGTGCAGAGGTCGTCTTTGATTCTTGAAAAG GCATTTAATGTTTTACGAAGAAATGGTGTCAATGTCCAGATGATCTCGCAAGGGGCATCCAAG GTGAACATTTCATTGGTAGTTCATGACAGTGAGGCAAAACTGTGTGTCCAAGCCCTCCACTCTGCATTCTTTGAGAATAGCTTCTCCTCGGAAGTCGATAAAATGGATGTTCTGCACAATGACTTCACATCACATTCCAATGGAACCGTTCGCAGCCATTAG
- the LOC112881571 gene encoding pentatricopeptide repeat-containing protein At3g26782, mitochondrial-like yields the protein MAAAASVMPPHADPPPLAAARSPTAPTSAAQRRRDAPTPSLHALFLRAVDPSRPSSWSAAVADLLSAGDPAAALAAFAAALRANPAALRLALPPALRAAAAATSLAAGRQLHLLALRSGLFPSDAYSASALLHMYHHCARPLDARRAFDEIPAPNPVIVTAMASGCVRNNLVYPALAIFRSMVASDSAGVVDEAAALVALSASARVPDRGVTGGIHALVAKVGLDGNSGVANTMLDAYAKGGGRDLGAARKLFDMMERDVVSWNTMIALYAQNGLSAEALGLYSKMLNVGGGIRCNAVTLSAVLLACAHAGAIQTGKRIHNQVVRLGLEENVYVGTSVVDMYSKCGRVEMARKAFRRIKEKNILSWSAMIAGYGMHGHGQEALEVFNEMRRSGLKPNYITFISVLAACSHTGLLNEGRHWYNAMRKEFGIEPGIEHYGCMVDLLGRAGCLDEAHGLIKEMKVKPDAAMWGALLSACRIHKNVELAEIAANRLFELDATNSGYYVLLSNIYAEAGMWKDVERMRILVKTRGVEKPPGYSSVELKGKTHLFYVGDKRHPQHKEIYAYLDKLLERMQEAGYAPNTGSVLHDLDEEEKESMLRIHSEKLAVAFALMNSVQGSVIHVIKNLRVCTDCHTAIKIITKLTGREIVVRDIKRFHHFKDGLCTCGDYW from the exons atggcggcggcggcaagcgtGATGCCTCCACACGCAGACCCACCACCACTAGCCGCGGCGCGTAGCCCCACAGctcccacctccgccgcccaacGCCGACGAGACGCCCCCACCCCGTCCCTGCACGCGCTCTTCCTCCGCGCCGTGGACCCTTCCCGGCCCTCGTCATggtccgccgccgtcgcggacCTCCTCTCCGCCGgcgaccccgccgccgcgctggccgccttcgccgccgccctccgcgccaACCCCGCAGCGCTCCGCCTGGCCCTGCCCCcggccctccgcgccgccgccgccgccacctccctcgccgccggccgccagctccACCTCCTCGCGCTCCGCTCGGGCCTCTTCCCCTCTGACGCGTACTCCGCCTCCGCCCTCCTCCACATGTACCACCATTGCGCCCGCCCGCTCGACGCCCGCAGGGCGTTCGACGAAATCCCCGCCCCCAACCCCGTCATCGTCACCGCCATGGCATCCGGCTGCGTGCGCAACAACCTCGTGTACCCCGCCCTCGCCATCTTCCGCTCCATGGTTGCCTCTGATTCCGCCGGGGTGGTCGACGAGGCAGCCGCGCTGGTGGCGCTCTCTGCGTCTGCGCGCGTCCCTGACCGTGGCGTTACTGGTGGCATTCACGCTCTGGTTGCGAAGGTTGGCTTGGACGGGAATTCTGGTGTGGCTAACACGATGCTAGACGCCTATGCAAAAGGAGGTGGTCGTGACCTGGGAGCTGCGAGGAAGCTCTTTGATATGATGGAGAGGGATGTGGTGTCCTGGAACACGATGATCGCGCTGTACGCACAGAATGGACTGTCGGCAGAGGCGCTCGGGTTGTATAGTAAGATGCTGAATGTTGGTGGTGGCATTAGATGCAATGCCGTGACTTTGTCAGCCGTGCTGCTGGCTTGTGCGCATGCTGGGGCAATACAGACCGGAAAGCGCATTCATAATCAG GTGGTAAGATTGGGTTTGGAGGAGAATGTCTATGTTGGAACTTCTGTGGTTGATATGTACAGCAAGTGTGGGAGAGTTGAAATGGCAAGGAAGGCCTTCCGCAGAATCAAGGAAAAGAATATCCTTTCATGGTCTGCCATGATTGCTGGCTATGGTATGCATGGTCATGGGCAAGAGGCCCTTGAGGTTTTCAATGAGATGAGGAGGTCGGGGTTAAAGCCTAACTACATAACCTTTATCTCGGTTTTAGCTGCTTGTAGTCATACTGGCCTTTTGAATGAGGGCCGTCATTGGTACAATGCCATGAGAAAAGAATTTGGAATTGAACCTGGCATAGAACATTATGGATGCATGGTGGATCTACTTGGTCGTGCCGGAtgtcttgatgaagctcatggaCTTATTAAAGAAATGAAGGTCAAACCTGATGCTGCTATGTGGGGAGCTCTACTTAGTGCATGCCGAATCCATAAAAATGTTGAGCTGGCAGAAATTGCTGCGAATAGATTGTTTGAGTTGGATGCAACTAACTCTGGGTACTATGTTCTCTTGTCCAATATATATGCAGAAGCGGGAATGTGGAAAGATGTGGAAAGAATGAGAATTCTGGTTAAAACAAGAGGGGTAGAAAAGCCTCCAGGGTATAGCTCAGTTGAGTTGAAAGGTAAAACCCATTTGTTTTACGTTGGAGACAAGAGACACCCACAGCACAAGGAAATCTATGCTTATTTGGATAAACTACTTGAGAGAATGCAAGAAGCAGGCTATGCACCAAACACAGGTTCTGTTCTCCATGATTTGgatgaagaagaaaaagaatccATGTTGCGCATCCATAGTGAAAAGCTTGCTGTTGCTTTTGCGCTAATGAACTCTGTACAAGGATCAGTAATCCATGTCATAAAGAATCTCCGGGTCTGCACTGATTGCCATACAGCAATAAAGATTATTACAAAGCTTACTGGACGAGAGATTGTTGTTCGAGATATAAAGCGGTTTCATCATTTCAAGGATGGATTGTGCACATGTGGGGATTATTGGTGA
- the LOC112881573 gene encoding uncharacterized protein LOC112881573, whose product MEGRPSKEISSAEAVLVGALSSGVNAPTWFVLKITFLLLAFCFTAMLALAFSSKNFVIVGHVFLLVTIGTVLFVLLNRFLAEVGLVPVEQQMQEMGIHKTEGTDKGKRK is encoded by the exons ATGGAAGGGCGCCCCTCAAAAGAAATATCATCTGCCGAAGCTGTCCTGGTGGGAGCATTGTCGTCTGGTGTTAAT GCTCCCACGTGGTTTGTGCTGAAGATCACATTTTTGCTCCTGGCCTTCTGTTTTACTGCAATGCTTGCTCTAGCATTTTCGTCGAAAAACTTTGTGATTGTTGGGCATGTTTTTCTGCTCGTAACTATTGGCACGGTGCTATTTGTGCTGCTTAATAG GTTTCTGGCAGAAGTTGGGCTTGTGCCTGTTGAACAACAGATGCAGGAGATGGGCATCCACAAAACAGAAGGCACAGATAAAGGGAAAAGAAAGTAA